The Candidatus Eisenbacteria bacterium genome contains the following window.
TCGAGGACACCGGCTTCCGCAAGCCCGCGCCCGAGCCGTTCCAGCGCGCGCTGGAACTGCTGGGCGCGCCGGCGAGCGAGGCCATCATGGTGGGCGACTGGGCGGAGCGCGACGTGGTGGGCGCCCGGCGCATCGGCATGCTCACCGCCTTCGCGCGCTACGGCGACACCTTCGGCACGCAGCACTCCGGCGCGGACTTCGAGCTGCTGGGCATCCGGGACCTGCTGGACGTGGTGGAGCGCCTGAACGGAAGCGCCCCCGGGGGGAAGTGACTTGCGCGACCTGCGGATCGGCGTGGACATCGTCGAGATCGACCGCATCGCCTCCGCGCTGCAGGGCCACGGAGAGCGCTTCATCCGGAAGGTCTTCACCGAGGGCGAGGCCGCCTACTGCCGCACCCGGCGCAGCGCCGCCTCGTGGGCCGCGCGCTTCGCCGCCAAGGAGGCGCTCAGCAAGGCGCTCCGCAACCCGGGCGTGCCGCCCCGGTGGACCGATGTCGAAGTCGTGCTGGACGGCCGTGGCCGCCCCTCCATCCGCCTGGAGGGAAGGGCGGCGGAGCTGGCCGGAAAGGCGCGCGTGGAAGTCACCCTCTCGCACACCCACCACTACGCGGTGGCGATGGTGGTGCTGATCGAACCCTGACCCGGGGGAGGCTGCCGCCATGCGGGTGCTCACCGCAGAGGAAATGCGCGCCGCCGACGCGCACACCATCGAGACCCTCGGCGTTCCCGTTCTCACCCTGATGGAGCGCGCCGGCGCAGGAGTGGCCGCGGCGCTGCGCGCGCGCTTCGAGCCCGCCCGCGGCTGCGCCGTGACCTTGTTGTGCGGCCGCGGCAACAACGGCGGTGACGGAATGGTGGCCGCGCGGCATCTCAGGAAGGCCGGCTGCCGCCCCACGGTGCTGCTGCTGGGACGCGCGAAGGATCTGGCCGGGCCCAACCGCACCAACTGGGCGCGCCTCGAGAAGGCCGGCGTGCCCCGTTTCGAGGTTGCCGACGAGACCGCGCTGGCGCGCCACGCGAAGAAGATCCAGGGGGCGGAGCTGCTGGTGGACGCCATCCTGGGCACCGGCGCCCGCGGCCCGCTCGAAGGCGTGGTGCTCGCGGCCTGCCGCGCCATGAACGCGGTTCCCGCGCCCCGCGTGGCCGCAGACGTTCCCACCGGCGTGGACGCCACCACCGGCGAGGCGCAGGCGGGCGCGGTGCGTGCGGAGCTCACCGTCACCTTCGCGTTCCCCAAGCCGGGCCACCTGCTGCATCCGGGGCGCGCGTTCTGCGGGAGTGTCGAGGTGGTGGACATCGGCATCCCCGAGGCGGCCATCCCCGGGGGCGAGCGTCGGCTGGAGGCGTTCGCGCCCTCCGACGCCGCGGCACTCATGCCCCGCCGCGCGCCCACCGCGCACAAGGGCGACATGGGTCGCGTGCGCATCGTGGGCGGCGGGCCCGGGATGCTGGGCGCACCCGCGCTGGCCGCGCGCGCCGCGTTGCGCGCCGGGGCCGGGCTGGTGACCGTGTGCGTGCCGCACGCGCTCTACGAGGCGCTGGCGCCGCTGCTGCTGGAGGCCACTGCCGCGCTGCACGCCGAGTCCGCCGAGAGGACCCACACCGGGCGCGCCGCAGGCGCGATCCTGGTCGAGCTGGAGCACGACGACGCGCTGGCCCTGGGTCCGGGTCTCACGCGGCACCCCGAGGCCGCCGAACTGGCCCGCGCGCTGGTGGCGAAGGCCCGCGTGCCCATGGTGGTGGACGCCGACGGCCTGAACGCCTTCGAGGGCCGCACCGAGCTGCTGGCCCGCGCGGGGGCGCCGGTGGTGATCACCCCGCACGCCGGCGAGTTCGCGCGCCTGGCGGGGCTGTCCCGCGGGGAGGTGGAACGCGCCCGCCTGGAACTGGCGACCGACCATGCGAAGCGGTGGAACGTGACCGTGATGCTCAAGGGCGCCCCGACGGTGGTGGCCGCCCCCGACGGCCGCGTGCGGCTCAACCCCACCGGCAACGCGGGCATGGCCACCGGGGGCTCCGGCGACGTGCTGACCGGCGTGCTGGTGGCGCTGCTGGGCCGGGGCCTGAGCGCCTTCGACGCCGCCTCGCTTGCGGCGTTCCTGCACGGCCTGGCGGGCGACCTGGCCCGCGACGAGCTCGGCGAAGAGTCGCTGGTGGCCGGGGACCTGGTGGCGCACCTGCCGGGGGCGTTCCTGGCGCTGCGCGAACCGGGGTAGAGGCGTCACCTTTCGGCGCACCGTGACGCCGGGATGACACCGCTGTCCGCCGTGTGACGTGCCGCGGGAGCCGCTCCCGCGCGGCCCCTGCCTCCCTATCCCCCGCCCCGGCAATCAACTTCCGCGAAAACTGAGGCGGCGTGCCCGACCGGCACGCCACTTGCGATCCAGGGGGATGTCTTTCCGAGTGGAAGGACCTGTCTCTGGCAAAGAGTAATCGGCCCGAAGCCAAAGGGGGGGCTTCGACGCCGAGGGGGGCTGCCGGAGGCGGGTCCTCCTCTTTCAACCCGGTCCGCGAGGGCACGTCCCGCGAGGTCCGGGCGAGCCCCGCGGGACTAGCTTCCTGTCCCGACGGGTTGTGACGGAACAGTCGAGGCCATCCTTCCTCTGCGGCGAAATGGCCCGTCCGATCCGTCCCGCGGGGTTCATCTGATTCTGATTCGGCGGGCGGGTGGCCGGCTCAAGCCGGCCGTGGCCCGGCAGCCGGCATCACCTTGGTTCGGTCGTCCCGGCGAGCCTCCCGAGCGGAGGCCACGCTGCGGCGGCCCGGGGAAGCACCCCGCGCAGTCTCGAGAGCGCCGACGGCGCCAGGGCACCTTCTGTGCCGCGGGGCAGGCCCGCAGCGGACAGGAACGCTCTCGCACAAGCTTCGCCCTGCGGCGGCGACTCGACGCCCACCTCGATGATGTCCGAGAGGGCCGCCACGGCACCCGATCCGTCCGCGTCATGCCTCATCGCGGTGCGGTATTGGGCCCCGGCGGAATCCGGGCGTCCCGCGCACGCGAAGGCCAGCGCGCGGTTGTAGGCGGCCACGGGATGCCGCGGCGAAAGGATGAGGGCGCGGCGCAGCGCTTCGATCGACTCGGAGTAGGCGCCCCGCTTGAAGCGAATCCAGCCCATGAGCGCCCACCGTTCAGCATCCTGCTTGCCCTCTCTCGGGGCCAGCGATAGCACCACCGCGGTGTCCGCCTGCCCGTAGAGCCCCAGGTTCGTCAGCGCCCGGGCCTGGGTGAAGCGGCCCCCCGCGTCCTCCACCATGCCGAGCCCGCGCTGGGCGCAATCGAGGGCGAGGAGATCCGAACCGAGCTCCAGGCTCGTTCTGGCCAGCGCAAACCACGGGCGCGGACGATTGGGCATCTGCGCCAGCGCGAAGCGGGTTTGCTCCGCCGAGAGCTCCAGCCAGCGGGTTCGCGTGGAATCGGGCACTGCCCTGGCCAGGCCGAGGCCCTGGTAGACCTCGGCCAGTTCGTCCCGCCGGAAGCCGTCGAGGGGGGAGCACCGCACGACCTCCTCAAATACGGACCTCTCCGTGAGCCAGAGGGTGCTGGAGATCGCGGATTGAGCGGCCCCCGCGAGGGTCGCCCCGGCCACGATCCCTGCCCGCACGGCGCCGGGCCAGGGCGCGGCGGACAGGCGCCACGTAACCACCGGGATAAGCACCATGCTGGACATGTAGACGAACCGCATCGTGCCCACCCCCAGCAGGCAGGATGGCAACAGGAGCATCCAGCCCAGGGTCCACGCGGCGCGCGGACCGGGACCTCGAAGCACCCGAAATCCCAGGCCCACCAGGGCCAGCCAGGCGAGGACCGCGAGTGGCAGCGCGGGGGAGGTCATCCCGACGCGCAGGGTGCCGATGTAGTTGGGCCAGGGCACCACCAGGTAACGGATGTCCAGGACCAGCGCCGTCAGCATCTCCAGGGGCGGAACCGACTCGTGCCACCCGCGCCCTCGGAGCACCCAGAAGCCGACGCCCGCCACCGCGGCCACGGGGAGGCCCGTCACCAGGATCCTCGCCCACCGGCCCCGGCGCGGCGGCGCGGTCCACTCCATGAGCGCGATTCCGACCGGGGTCAGGTATCCGATTTCCTTCGACAGGGCCGCCAGGGCGGTGACCAGGCAGAGCCCGGTCAGCACCAGCCACTCCCGGGATGGATCGCGCCGGTGGCGGAGGGACAGCGTCACGGCCAGGAGCATGAAGAGGCCTGCCAGCAGGTCCGTGCGGCCCGAGATGAACGAGACATTCTCCACGTGGGTGGGCCATGCGGCGAACACCACGCCGGCGGCCAGCCCCACGCCACTTCCCGCGCCCAGGTTGCAGACGACCCGGGCCAGCAGGCCCGCGGTCAGGGCGTACACGATGGTGTTCACCTCGTGGTGCGCCAGTGCGTGGGGACCGGCGAAGGCGTTCGTCAGGATGTAGCTGATCGTGGTCAGGGGACGGTAGTAGTCGTAGCTGAGGTTGGCGACCGCCGTGCCGGCCCAGAAGGAGCGCAGGAAGGCCGCCGGGATATTGGCCGCGTGGTGGACGAAGTCGTCCCGGACAATGAGACTCTTGTCGTCCCACACGAACTCGCCGGGCAGTGCCGGAAGGCTGGTGAGGATGGCCACCACGGCGGGCAGCAGGAATTGGAGCGCGGGCGCCGGGGACAGCAGCAGGCTCGTCCATCCGGCTCCACGTTCGGGACTCACCTTCGTCGCCACGATCCTCCCCACTGTCTGTCGGAATCCACTCGCCGCTGCCGGCTGCCGCCGGGCTTGGCCCGCGTGGCGGTCACCGTCTCCGGAAGACCCCGATTACGTTGGGCACCGGCTCGGCATCTCCCGAGCCCGTCCCACCCTTGTCTTCCGCGCCGCCGGCCCACTCGCGGTCCACTCCCGCGGCCCGCACGCACAGGCCGGCGATGGGTCCCCCCTCGGTGTGGATCATGCGCGTGAG
Protein-coding sequences here:
- the acpS gene encoding holo-ACP synthase translates to MRIGVDIVEIDRIASALQGHGERFIRKVFTEGEAAYCRTRRSAASWAARFAAKEALSKALRNPGVPPRWTDVEVVLDGRGRPSIRLEGRAAELAGKARVEVTLSHTHHYAVAMVVLIEP
- a CDS encoding NAD(P)H-hydrate dehydratase → MRVLTAEEMRAADAHTIETLGVPVLTLMERAGAGVAAALRARFEPARGCAVTLLCGRGNNGGDGMVAARHLRKAGCRPTVLLLGRAKDLAGPNRTNWARLEKAGVPRFEVADETALARHAKKIQGAELLVDAILGTGARGPLEGVVLAACRAMNAVPAPRVAADVPTGVDATTGEAQAGAVRAELTVTFAFPKPGHLLHPGRAFCGSVEVVDIGIPEAAIPGGERRLEAFAPSDAAALMPRRAPTAHKGDMGRVRIVGGGPGMLGAPALAARAALRAGAGLVTVCVPHALYEALAPLLLEATAALHAESAERTHTGRAAGAILVELEHDDALALGPGLTRHPEAAELARALVAKARVPMVVDADGLNAFEGRTELLARAGAPVVITPHAGEFARLAGLSRGEVERARLELATDHAKRWNVTVMLKGAPTVVAAPDGRVRLNPTGNAGMATGGSGDVLTGVLVALLGRGLSAFDAASLAAFLHGLAGDLARDELGEESLVAGDLVAHLPGAFLALREPG